Part of the Ammospiza nelsoni isolate bAmmNel1 chromosome 25, bAmmNel1.pri, whole genome shotgun sequence genome, CAAATCTGTGTCTTCCAGTATGGGAGAGGACTTTGCTGGTGGAAAGCCATGGCTGTAAAAGGCTTATTGAGCAAATATTGGGTAGTGGGAAACATGCCCTTGactcacagcacagcacagctgaggggATGAGGGCCAACAAGTTTTCCCACCTTCTGGGTCAGCCCTTGCCCCAGTGAGGTCACACTACCAACATGCGTGGATGTCACCTCTGCTTTGCCCAAACTGGAGGATTTGAGGACACAAGCTGCCAGGCCCACCCCATACCCCAATGTCCTTATCCCAAGAGTCATCCACTGGAGCGAGCCCAAGGCAGGCAATTGACACAAATTTATCCACGCTGCTGGTCATGGCCTTGTCTTTATGCACTGGGATCAGGACAGCTTTGCCTTCTTCCCacagagagggagaagaagGTCTGGGTGGATTGATTTGCCAAGCTCAGCCACACTCCTGGCACAGGAGTTGCACTGCCCAGCTGGGGTAGCGTCGCTGCTGCCAGGCCTTTTGTTCTGCCTCAAAGTCTTGCACGGTGGGAGGCAAATGACTATCCTTGATCCAAGGCTCCTGGCACATTTTTAGGTGCCTCTCCCACCTGAGTGTCCTTCCTTGTCCATAGCAGAGGCCATGCCCAGCATGTGTATCCATCTGTCTGTATTCCAGGAGGCTTCTTCACACAAAAGTCCACCTCTGCACATTATTATCCTTATCCCAACCTGAGCATGAAGTTGGCTCTTCCTGGAGAGGAGAATgatggagagaagaaaaatggagaggaaTGAATGGGTGGAGGCATTTGTCTCCATTACCAACCAGGTAATGGAGACAAATCAGGGAATGGAAAGGAACCAGGGGACAGAGACAAACAAGGTGATAGAGAGGGACGAAGGGAAACCAACTGCTGTGGCTTGGTTGCCTCAGCAGAATTAAACCCCTGCCTGTCTCAGTAGCTGCGGTGGCCTTTTACTGGTGCCAGTAAGGGTCAGAGTTGCCCTCGCTCGGGAGTTTGCCATTGCCTCGGTGATTCCTGTTACTGCTGCACTCTGAAATACCCTGTAGGCCGGCTTGGGTGCCCTTCAtcccctttttctctctccactTATCCAGGAAGACCTGGTGCATTCATTCTAAGGACGTGGGTGGGGTGCATGTGGAGCAATGGGTGGCAGGTTGAATGAACTATGAGTGAACCAGGGGCCAAATCTCCTCATGCTGAGCCCCTCTGAGATCCCTGCCCTCCACCAACAGCACTGTCACCTGTCTGCAGGGTGAGGAGGTACCTGACAGCCTCTGGCTGGTGGAGgccaaaatttttgttttaaatagagGTGGCTCCCTCTCCCCTACCCTGGGTTGCTGTAACTGGGGATAGGGATGGGGGAGCGATGGGAAGGGTGGGATAAGGATGCGAAGATGAGGACTGGGGCTTGATGGAGATAAGAGATAGTGAGCAATGCGGGATGATGGGGTTGGAGGGTCGCAGCCCCCAGGGTGGACCCCACCAGATTGATGGGGGGGAGTATCTTCGAAAAAATAAGTAACAGAAAATGTATCCTAGTCCTGATGCCCAACGCAAAAGACCTCCGCCCGCAAAACAGGCACCCCTACCCCCAGCAGGTGGTCTCAAGAAGGTCCATCCCCTTATTTGCATCGATGACCCCACCCGCCGCGCGGCcactttaaggtccttcccgGCCGCAGCGGAGAGGCGGGGCCACGGCGGCGACAGCCAATCAGCACGCGGCATTTTCCGCGGGAATTCCGAATTTCGCGGCACGGGTTTTGgcgcttaaaaaaaaaaccggaaaaaaaaaaaaaaaaaaagaaaaagaaaaagaaaagaagcgCTCGGGGCCGGGCGCGATCGGGCGGGAGTGGAGCCGGGCACGGGGGTCCCGGCCCAGGCGGGGCCGCTCTCCGGCCACCCCGGCCCCATATGGCCCCAGTGCGACTGATTTTTGGGGCCAAAAGCGAATTTTCCGCCGGTTTCGGCGGCATCGCCGCCGCATTCGTCTCTGCGGGTTTTTTGGGGGGCAATTTGGGGACCGGCCGGTGACATCGCCCGCCGGAACGCCTTCTCGCTCCCCCAAAATGCCCCGGCTGAGATTGTGACCCCCCGCTCCCGGCTACAGAATCGCGGGGTGCTCCTGCCCCCTTCCCCGGGCCGGGCTTCTCAGAAAGGACTTTGCAATGCTGCGGGTCCCCAGGGGAGTGTCCCCCTCCCCGGGGATGGGGGGTACCGCCCTCCcgcctccccctccccaccgCCACCCGAAGAAGGTCATGTCAGTGATGGTCTCCTGTGATCCGGGggctcccagcctgggcagcccccCGTTATCCGCAGGCTGTTTCACCCAGGTCTACACGCCAGCGGCTGTCAGCGCCCCCGCTTTGCGGTGCGGGTGCCTCTGTGACACCCCCCAAGGTCCCGAGCTCAGGACCCTCTGTTCGGCCTCGGCGGGACGGCTGCCGGTAAGATGTCTGCATCCCGTCTCTTTCTCGGGTGCTGCTTCAGGGGCACGGGAGGCTagggatggtgctgggtggggagCAAGGGGTAGGTGGCCTCAGCATGTACAGCCCCCCTCTCAAATTTTCCAGCTTATATTGGAGTTTGCACCCTCTAATGTGTCTTTCTGGGGGTGGGGGAGGGTGAAGTCTGAAATCAGAAGTCGCAGAGAAATGGCTCAGATGTTTCTCAACTTCCCCTCGCCCCTGCGTGCCCGGGGCTCCAGCTTCCGCTTCTTGGCCTTTTTCGGCCTCATTGCCCTTCTCCAGCTTGCAAAAAGTCCGGGTTGTGCCTCAACACCGGGTCAGCAATCCCAGGCGCTTTGAGAAGCCCTTTTTATGGTGGGGAAATGAGGAATGGGTACAGGCAGAccccctgcctgctgtgggcagggggcacCAGCCGTGCCCACTGGCTCTCCCCACTTTGGAGCTGTGACCCCCAGAGGTGACCCGGGCAGGTGGGGGGACACAGAACAGGGGTTGCTTTCTAAGCTTGGTTTCTTTCCGTGGTTACAGTGGGGCTGGCAATGTCAGATTTTTGGGAGGGGTCTCATCCTCCACGGATCACCCCAAGGCTTTATAGCTCagaccctgctgctgggagttgGGTAGGGGGTTGCTGTCCCATATCCCTGCCGCCAAGCCACGGGGTCACGGTTGTGTTTATAAAGCTCAACACTAAGCTACAAAGCTACCCCTAAACAGAGAAAGCGAGGCACAAGTGAGGCTGGCCCCGTGCCCATTGTCAGGGCACATAggaggctctgcccagcctgtccctgctcccgGAGGGCCCCCTCCGAGTCGTCGGCCCCGCCAGCAGCTGGCATTTaattcctgcctgctccagcctgggcacacATCCAGCCCTCACTGTGCGCCTCTGTTTTCCTCGGTCCTGGGAGGGATCCCAGACCCCACTAACACTGATTCAGTGTTCCCAaagcttgatttatttatttattcctctcccgccccctccccttttcccaATCCCTGATGCTTGGTGCCAGCTGGGGACATTGCTGCAGCGGAGGGAGAGGGAGTGTCTTTGCATCCCGTTTGTACCATGGCTGGGGGGCTGGATGCGGCTGTTTCGAGTTCCATCCCGGGGGACTTTGGGACCACCTGTCTCCTCTCTGGCCTCTTTGTCTCCAAACCGTGTGAGACATCCTGCATTGCCAAGGTCTGTTGTTTAAGAAGACACCATCATTTCTGCCCCCTCCCTTAAAAACACCCCACAGACTCCCAGTACCATTTCTGTGGGTGTGCAGAGCTGGTTTTGGGCTAGTGGCCCCtttgtcatcatcatcatcacccaCTCCAGTGCTCAGGGTACTCCTTCCTGCCACCGTCCCCTAAATGTGGCTGGGGAGTGGCCTGAGGGTCTTGTGTTACACTTGGGACATGAAGTGCTTGTCCTTAAGTGACATCTGGGATGAAGAGGTTTTGGGCTACCTGCCTCTTTGTCATCACCACCATCATCACCCACACAAGGAGATGTTCCGTGTGCTGTGATGGGTCTGGGGGCTCATGTGACAACTGGGGACACGACACGCTCCTCTCTCCCCCTTGGTGGCTTTGGAGAGGCATTCCCCCCTCTCCCCACTTCCTGCTGCCATTATCCCATTTGTGGTGCTGAAGATACTGTTTCCAGCCCCAGTATGGCGCTCAAAGCCCTGACAGCTGGGGTTCCTGCCGCACACACCCTGTTTATGGCACAGCCTTTGTGTGCAGGCAATCAGAtaccagcctttcctcccagttCCCAAGCAGGGCAATTGCAGCCGCTCCTAACGGCTATGTGCCACATGAGTGATCTGGGATCACATGGAGGAGCCTATCACCCCACGGGAAAGCAGGATGGGTTGTCTCTCACCGTCCGAAAAAGCCTTATGTTTACCATACTCTCCAATTTGAGGGTTCTGGAGTaattaaatgtgttttccttcagggaaaaatgtgtattttggaGTGGTTTTAGCCCATGCCAATCCCGTCATCAGTGTTTGCCCATGTTTGGTCTCTACAGGGGCTTAGGGCTATGCGAGAGCACTGGAGAGAGGGGTGTTTCTGCCATGGGATCCCAGCTCTTCACCCTGAACAGGAACAAGAGTCCTCTGTGGTTCTGAACAAACTGGCAGGCCTGAGCCATCTGTGCAAAGAGCACCCAAGACTGGCAGTGCCTGTGGGTTGTGGGAGaacctgctcagcagcacctcagATTCTACAGGGGTGACATAGTCCCATCCCGCCTTGATCCCATCAAAGGGTTTTCTGCATAGGCAAaaggggggatttttgggggagggATGGGTGGGGAAGTGGTGAttgtgctgctgcccttggaGAGGCTTCTTTGGCTATGGCTTTTAAAACTCCTCACTACCGGGAAACATCTCCCAGGATGGGGCTGTTGGAGGGGATGCAGATGTTGGCTGCACCCTAGAGTAGGGAGCAGCGCCTGGGCTGAGGGTACTGTCTGCTTCCCCAGTGCACGGTGGTCTCACTGTCTCCCAGATCTGGGATCAGCCTCCATTCCCCTGTCTGCCTCTCGTGCACTACTAGCCCTCAGCCACCCCCAAGGCAGTGGGGGACCCACCTGTGAGGGTGTGacccagcagcccctcagcacAAGCAGCAGGATCCTGGAGTGGCCCTTGGCGCCCAGCCCCAGGCGCTGCGTTCCCACGCCCCCGGTGAAAGAGGGAACGGGGGGGGGCCCTGTGAAGGACCGGGCAGAGCCCGGGCAAGCCCGGAGAAGGCAGCGGATGCTGCTGAAAGGAAGGTTGGCAGGAGAAGCCCTCCGCGGGGGGGCTGAGGGATGCTCTGATGcttgggctgggctcagggtgtAGCCCCTGGcgccagggctgggctcagggctgcttggcaggcagagctggcagggggcCCAGCCTGCCCCCTCACTGCCTTATATACACCCGAAATTTTGGGGTCAAGCCTGATTTCCCACCACCATATTGCATGTAGATGGTATATTCCCACATCCTGGAGAGCCATGGATGGGGGCTGGCAAGCGGTGTGGGGTGGTCCTGCCACGTCTTGGAGGGGGTCTTTGGGTGTGGTCCCTGTTCCCCTACCTACTCTGGTTCATCTTCCCCCCCCCACCCTTCCCCCAGTGCCGGTAGGGTGCTGGGAGCCACTCGCTGTGCCTAGTCCTGCCCAGCTCGGGGGATGGCAGCTGGGTCAGAAGAGGGAGCCCCTTGTCCATTGTCCCTTGCTGGTGGGCCTCAGAACTCAGGGTCCTGCCGCTGTCTGAGCCCACTAAACCCCCAAAACTGCACCTGGGGAAGCAGGAGTCCCCTTTATCCCCTCCTACACATGGGGACGGGGGATTCGGGGGCTTTGGAGGTCTCTGGAAACACCAGGACCTGCTGTGGGttgctctgtgcctcagtttccccatgaCTTGGGGTAGGTGGGGTGCAGCTGATCTCTCCAACAGTGATGGCAACATACATTGGCCATGGCCATCCATGCTGGAGAAGCAAGGGATACCGGCGGGGGGCAGGGTGCTGGCAGATGGATGGGGTCTTATCTGAGGCAGGTGTTTCCCATGCGCTCAGCATTAACTGTTGTGGTGCCGGCAGCTGCGGGGCAGATCTGGGGCCACGAGGCTGGGGTTGGAGGCAAGTTCACTGGGAAAAACCTGCTAGGGGAAGGGTGGGAGGGAACAGATTCCCACAGGAGCTCGGGACCAACCTGGCTCCCTGGGGGGAGGAAAACAGCCCCTGGCGCCTCTCCCACCAGCCCCCTCGGGTGGGAACGAGGCCGAGGTGCCCAACCCTTCCCTGCACAGTGCATTGTGCTCCCAAGGGAGCCGCCGTCGGAGCCGGCACAGGGACCTGGGTGCCATGCGGGATGTACTGGGAGGGACCCTGTGggacagcctggcctgggagcAGGTACTGCTGGGGacttgggatggggctgggggtctTCTTTTTGCTGCTGAGCCAAAGCATTCCTCCACAAATCACCCTGTGCGTGTTTGTGCGTGTGAAGGGGTCTTGGGGGATTTGTTTGTATTGGTGGGGGGGGCGGGGGGATTGGTGACAGCCTCCAGTTCTCCTGTGGATTTACTCTGCTGTATTTTTCCCTGGGGCCCTTTGCCCAAGTGCTGCTCAGGGTTCCTGGAGGGGTTTCAAGGAGCTGCTTGCCATGgtgaggggacagcaggtgCAGGGATGTTTGTCTCTCCTCCCAGAACCCAGCATATTTCCCTCACCCCAGTTTCCCTCCAGCTGCGTACACGTGTCCAGGGGTCCTGGGGGGGCTGAACCCAGCTGGTCCCAGgtgtgctggtggcagctgggtGCCCTCGGCTGCCTCAACCATGACCTGGTGGGAGGGGGGAAGTGAAATCCTGCACCCCAgtgggcagggtgggagggTGAGAATCTGGCTTTGGAGCTGCTGCATTCCCAGGGGTCAGtgcatggagccctgccaggagctgggggtgagGGGGAATCCTGGTGGGTTCCCTGTGACTTGCCAGGGTGTGCAGGAAGTCATGGAAGGTGACGGGACCCCTTATCTCCTCTCTGTCCAGTTCTCCCAGTGGCCTCTCACCtcactgctgggtgctgctgtgccccttCCCAAAAGGAGTATTGCAACTGGATGAGCCTCTTGCAGGATTCCCTCACCCAGGGAATCCTGCAAGAGGCTCATCCAGTGGCACCTGGGGCTTGGCTGATGGCCCTGGGGCAGTGGGGGGAAATGAGAGGGGTGTCTGGCTTGGCCACAATGCAGGGTTTTCTCTCATGCTCCAGGCCAAGAGGAAGCTGGACCTGGAGGGCCCTGAATTTCGGACGCCCAAGGGGAAGGTctggacactggcacaggtccccagccccaggagtaAGTGATGTGGGGTGAGATGGGGCAGGGGAAGCTGGGGAGCAGACCCCACTTCTCTTCCCTCTTAGAACCATGTCCCCTCTAGCGCTACCTCATGTCACCTCCTGCCCATATCCCACACGAAGGAGAGGATGGGGGGGGGGTCTCTCAAGTCCAGCCCAGTGATACCTCCATCCCACGGGCCTGGCTAAGGAGAGGATGGGGAGATCTCTTCTCTCCAACCCTATATAATCTCTGTCCCAAATCTGACACTAAAGAAAGGAAAACGTGGCCTCTGATGTCTAGCCCCATGTTACCTCCATCCCACATCCCAAATTAAGGAGAGGATGGGCggtctcttttttccccacagcccccaaGTCTCCTGGGGAGAAGACTCGCTACGACACCTCACTGGGGCTGCTCACCAAAAAATTCATCCATTTGCTGAATGAGTCTCCCGACGGTGTTGTGGATCTGAATCGAGCTGCCGAGGTGCTGGAGGTCCAGAAGCGTCGCATCTACGACATCACCAATGTACTGGAGGGCATCCAGCTCATCCGCAAGAAATCCAAGAACCACATCCAGTGGATGTAAGtgatgggacacagggatggggcagggtgggggaCACGTAGCTTGGGGACACATGTAGCGTGTGCTGTGCCATCACTCAGATGCCATCTCCGttggcagggggacagggatcTTTGAGGATGCAGCAATGGTGGCGAAGCAACAAGTGCTGCATGAGGAACTGGCCGAACTGGCTAGGACAGAGAGGATGCTGGACCAGCTCGTGCAGGACTGTGCCCTGCAGATCCAGCAGCTGGCTGACAATGAGTCCAACCAGAGATATCCTTGCTGAGGGAGatgggagggagggcagggtcTTGGGCATCTCTCTGAGccccttctcctccagctgtATTCCCCTGGGCTTGGGGGGTGCTTGGAGGGATGCAATGGTTATGTCCTGCTTGCAGCCCCTCCTTTTCCTATACCTCGTCCCTGTCCACGCTGGCATATGTCACCTACCAGGACCTCCGTGCCATCAGCAGCTTCCAGGAGCAGACGGTGATTGCCGTGAAGGCTCCCCCTGAGACGCAGCTGGAGGTGCCAGACTTCAGCCAggtgtgtgtgggtgctgctggatcCGTGACACGCTTGATGGGTCCCTCTAGGGTATCCCAAGGACACAGCCTAGCATGACcctgggtggttttggggtgtctcCATGGGGCTGTTTGACTCTGAGCTGGTCCTTCAAGGGTTGCAATGCCCCAGTTGGATCCCTCATGGGTTGGGGCTAGTGGAGTTGGATATGGGTGACCTTCTGGGTGCCCCCCCTGAGCCTTATTCTGCCCTCCCAGGA contains:
- the E2F2 gene encoding transcription factor E2F2, producing MLRVPRGVSPSPGMGGTALPPPPPHRHPKKVMSVMVSCDPGAPSLGSPPLSAGCFTQVYTPAAVSAPALRCGCLCDTPQGPELRTLCSASAGRLPAKRKLDLEGPEFRTPKGKVWTLAQVPSPRTPKSPGEKTRYDTSLGLLTKKFIHLLNESPDGVVDLNRAAEVLEVQKRRIYDITNVLEGIQLIRKKSKNHIQWMGTGIFEDAAMVAKQQVLHEELAELARTERMLDQLVQDCALQIQQLADNESNQRLAYVTYQDLRAISSFQEQTVIAVKAPPETQLEVPDFSQENFQLYLKSTNGPIEVYLCPEEIMEESPNKDHPAPSAVTSPQDHSVPLCLTNSSPSATQPLHPISQSWGSTGTPLSPPSLPLPIQGGPSSLLEMEPGLLGSPAHLLQQTEDQLPYTPSRLELGPFIAFSPPLEEDDYLWGLEDEGVTDLFETYDLGDLLKH